One Papaver somniferum cultivar HN1 chromosome 10, ASM357369v1, whole genome shotgun sequence genomic window carries:
- the LOC113315389 gene encoding F-box/kelch-repeat protein At3g06240-like has product MKFNKQILATRSMQLKRKKIKKRKQKKKPQQPLQELPEELILEILHKLPVESLLKFRRACKNWNTLFRNPNFSDNNSNFLIIYKEKLYSIDYDSSALLSDIDNAPIKEIRYPVYCVADKLKILGSCNGLVCSRHCGGVVWNPTTNEYKVIPESSFVLPVRFWAMSFPGYISFEYGFGYDALNQDYEYVEIVGSSTRKESEIDVYSLKSDTWRRIQYTQYLVSNGYSVSAPGVFYNGALHWIAKCYSGNKRKVLIALNVGNESVQEIPQPENLGAGKFGAYRYVSVLDNCLGMLCSSHVDKDYGVRESWKKLYTIPTVIDVKSVRSVQYLRKMECLKNGEILLTIKQHEVSNLAGEKALVLYNPKERTTRIVKHNKNNGFQVETYVKNLVTLNSGTYLGDKKQEEKDMWKSMLCTMD; this is encoded by the coding sequence ATGAAGTTTAACAAACAAATCCTAGCTACTCGTTCTATGCAACTGAAACGGAAGAAAATTAAGAAgaggaaacaaaagaagaaacctCAGCAACCACTGCAGGAACTTCCAGAAGAACTCATCCTCGAAATTCTTCACAAGTTACCCGTCGAATCTCTCTTAAAATTCAGGCGTGCCTGTAAGAATTGGAACACCctattcagaaaccctaacttttccgaCAATAACTCCAATTTCCTTATAATATACAAGGAAAAACTATACTCAATAGATTATGATTCATCGGCATTGTTGTCAGATATTGATAATGCACCTATTAAAGAAATTCGTTATCCAGTCTACTGTGTAGCAGATAAATTAAAAATATTGGGTTCTTGTAATGGATTGGTTTGCTCAAGACATTGTGGTGGTGTAGTTTGGAACCCAACTACTAATGAATATAAAGTAATACCAGAATCATCATTTGTACTACCAGTTAGATTTTGGGCCATGTCTTTTCCTGGATACATTAGCTTTGAGTATGGGTTTGGTTATGATGCATTAAATCAAGATTACGAGTATGTAGAAATCGTGGGTAGTTCAACTCGCAAGGAGTCTGAAATCGATGTCTATTCGTTGAAATCAGATACTTGGAGACGAATCCAGTATACCCAGTACCTAGTTTCTAATGGATATAGTGTATCAGCACCCGGGGTGTTCTATAATGGCGCTCTTCATTGGATTGCCAAATGCTATTCAGGAAACAAACGCAAAGTTTTAATTGCTTTGAATGTTGGAAACGAGAGTGTTCAAGAGATCCCACAACCAGAAAACTTGGGAGCTGGGAAATTTGGTGCTTATAGATATGTCAGTGTGCTGGATAATTGCCTAGGCATGCTTTGTAGTAGTCATGTGGATAAGGATTATGGAGTGAGAGAATCCTGGAAGAAACTTTATACAATCCCCACAGTCATTGATGTTAAGTCTGTCCGGTCAGTTCAGTACTTGAGGAAGATGGAGTGTTTAAAAAACGGCGAGATTCTACTAACAATTAAACAACATGAGGTTTCAAATTTGGCTGGTGAGAAGGCTTTGGTTTTGTATAACCCAAAGGAAAGAACAACTAGGATTGTGAAGCATAATAAGAATAATGGTTTCCAAGTGGAGACTTATGTGAAGAATTTAGTTACACTCAACTCTGGTACATATTTGGGGGATAAAAAGCAGGAAGAGAAAGATATGTGGAAATCAATGTTATGCACTATGGATTGA